The genomic window ACATTGTTATAAATGATTGATGATAGTATTTGGAGCTGTAATTTTCCTTTTATCCAAATGCAATAAATTGTTTGTTCAGTTTGCCCAATCATTGACGTAATTTCGGCATTTAATCTCCAGGATTGAAACACCTTTTGAAGACCATTTGTAAAATCACTGCTTCCTGATGTTATATGCAACCATTTCCTTAAAAGACATACCGCTTTTATACATTTTTATTATCATGGCATCAGTCATCCCAGGTCTTCTTGGCAAGGCGCTCCCCCCCTAAAAAAATGTATCTTCTCTAGTTCTATTATACAAACGAATGTTCTTATAATCAATCTATTAACATATAAAAAAAGTCCCCACCTCTACAGATGGGGAACAAATATTTACAAATAGTCCTTTCCGGTCTTAGCCACTTTCATCGTATCTTGAATATACTTTGCTGATTTATGCAGCCACTCAGTTTCCTGCTCGTCCAATTTAATTTCTAGCTGCTTTTCCACGCCATTTCGGCCAATTACACATGGCATGCTGAGTGCAACATCACCATTATAGCCATATTGCCCATTTAGAGTAGTAGAAACTGGATATACACTGCGCTCATCAAGCATGACGGCTTTTGCTAATGTAATTGCAGCCTGTGCCACTCCTGCATTTGTCCAGCCTTTATTATTTAAAACAGCAAACGCTTCTTTGACGACCTGCTGACCCATTTTCTCTCTGTTTAAAGGTTCTTTCCCTTCAAATACTTGATCCAATTCATCTTCTCCAAACCCTTTCACATTTAAGCGGCTAAAAACAGGGAAGGATGTATGGCCGTGCTCACCCATCATATATCCGGTGACACTTTTCGGATCAATATTGTAATTCGAAGCAACGACATAGCATAAACGGGCGGAATCCAGCATCGTTCCAGTTCCAAAAACACGGCCCTTTGGATAGCCAAATTCATTTTCTGCAATATAAACCATCGTGTCTAAAGGATTTGTAATCATGATCACAATGGCTTCCTTCGTATACTTAGTAATTCCAGTCATCACTTCTCGGATGACTTCTGCATTTTTTTCAGCCAACAATGCCCGATCTGGCATCGCATCCTTATCAGTTGTCAAAACACTTGGACCTGCTGCACAAATAATAACATCTGCGTCAGCACATTCTGAATAATCACCTGATCGAACTGTCGTGTTGGACATATATGTAAGAGCAGTTGCATGCGCCTGGTCTAATGCTTCCCCAAAAGCAACATCCTCTCTACTATCAATAACAGCAATTTCTGAAAAAAGACCAAGTTTCATGGCGTCTGCTAAAACATATGATCCTACATGCCCGACCCCTACTACTACTAATTTATTTTTCTTCATCTGAATACCTCCCAAGCTTTCGTCAAAAGTGTTACCTTTAAATAATATTTCACAAAAACAGCTACAAGTAAATCCTTTGAGTGGATTATTTGTTTGAATAATGGAAAATATTAATATTCTATCTCTAAAGCCGTATTTTCCCTTCTAAATAGGAAACATTATACTTGGCAGTCAAAAGACAGGAGGCGCAAAAAAATGGACAAGCAGCGTGCAAAACAAATTTCAGAATCACCAGAGATACATAAAGTTATGTATAACGGAAAACAAGTTTATATTCAGCATGTAAATGAAAATGATACAGCAAGAATTTATCCTTTGGATGACCCAGCAAATGAGCAGGATGTGTCTTTGTCACAATTAGAGGAATAGCCAACACAAAAGGCGCTATCCTAATTATTTTTTAAAGTAGGAAGGCGCCTTTTTTATTAGTTAATATCTGCCATATCATTTTAATGATTTATTCTCTTAATCCCAAACGAATGTATCCCCACAAAATGGCATAAACATCAGCTTTGTTTTCCCAAGCTCAATAACGTCATATGGCTTCAGTTCGTCTGCTGTTATGACCTCTTCGTCATTTAAATAGACAAGTCCTCGAGATTCACCAGGATACACACGGAATTGACGTTTTTTAGGGCTAAAGCTGACAATGGCATGGTTTTCTCTAGAAATAGCTTCATCTCCTGCAATACAAATGTCCATTTTGTCAGAACGTCCGATAAAGTTCCGCTCACTCCTTATTCGAAAATCCTTTCCTTTATCTGGTCCATCTATACACACTAACCACCCAACAACTGGATCAATCCCCATTTGTTTGCGGAAAACAGCTACCGTTTTTCCGTCATTTTGACTAGGTGGAACAGGGGGATTTCTAATATCATTGCGTATTTTGGCTATTGTCTTGCCTAATTCAGCGTTGTCATTTGGCAGCTTTGCCTGAGTTTTGGAAGGGTCATTTCCTCCAGGCTGCCTCATCGGCATAGTCATCCCAAGATTTAAATCAATATTAACCCCACAATGAGGACATAAACTATGTTTCGCTTCGTCATAATAATGTCCATTTATACATCTTTTCATGATCCTATCCCCCTTCTACCTCTGTTGCGGAAATAAGCCACTTGAAAATGCCGTCCGAACGAATAAAGCTGTGAATTAATGTGCTTTTCGCTTCATAATTTTGTGTACCGTCCGTATAGGTCAAAGTTTGAACTACTTTTGCTTTTGCAGTATCTCCTTTTATTTCTAATACTTCAATACTTTCAATTGCAGCTTGGATTTCGTCATACGTTTTAAAGAAACTGGAAATGCTCTGCTCTGTAAGACCTGCTGCACTTGGATCAATGGTACTTAAATATGTTTCTACATCTTCATCCTCAAACGCAAACCCATTAGCGTAAATCGTGATTTCGATTTCAAGTTCATCGGAATATACATCAATATTTGGATTATTATACATATCCTCAATCTTTTGCATATCAGGATGTGTTAAGTTTTTTTCTTTAAAATACTTAAAATCGGCTAAAACAAAATCTTTAAACAATTCATTTTCAGATACGAGTTCATTCTGATGTGAAGAATAGAGGGCAACTGCTGCATTAAACTGATTTGAGAATAAATAGGCATGTGCCAAATTCGCTTTAAACACGATATTGCTGGGATCGAGTTCGAGCGCCAACTCTGCTGCTTCGATCGCATCGTTTGGCATTTTATTTAAAAATTGAATATAGGATAGCATCCCGTAAGAATTTGCTAATTCAACATAATCATCTTGAAAAATAGGATCCTCTTCAAGCAAATCTTCTAATATATCAACACTTTCCTCGATATCTTTAAGGGCATATTCGTAATATCCTAAATTACTTTTGATTATGGAAATATTTCTATACAATACCCCTATTGAATATTGAGCATCAAAATCATATTCATTCACTTCATACAGCACCTTTGCCATATCCCGAGCTTGAATATAATATTTTAGCGCTTCCTCCATTTTATTCTCTATATCCAAGTTATATCCCTTATCCCAATATTCATTAACAATTGATAGCTTCTGAACCTTAATGGTTTCTTCATCAACAGGAAGCTCAATCCCTTTACTAACCTCTAGATGAACTAAATCGTTTTCATTTACCTTTTGGTCAGGGTCTATAGATTGCTTCATAACCCAACCTTTTTCTAGAAATAAACTTTCAACATATGTGACATTACCGAGCTTTAAGCCTTCTTTTTCTAATAAATTCTTTGCCTCTTCCTCACGAATACTCATAATGTTAGGTACTGTTACCTGTTTGATAACTGGTTTGGGTGCTTCCTGAGTTTGATTAACGGCTACAGGATTGTCTTTCGTTTTCACTATTTCCTTACCGGTTTTAGCTCCAAACAGGATGGTTGCAGCAAATATCCCTGCAAACAAAAGGATTGCAACAGCCGCTCCTCCACCAATCCAAACCCATTTAGAAATTCCTTTTCTCTTTGGGGCTTGATTTGCCGAATCTTTTGGAGGTGAAGCTTTCGCCTTCGTTACTTGATTAATGGGCTCTAAATTGTTGCTTGCTTCCGTTTTTTCGGAACTAGGTGTAACTTGTAAATTCTCCAGCAGCTCCTGCTGAAATTCATCCATAGATTGGAAGCGGTCTGCCGCTTTTACGGATAATGCCTTCATTAGCGCTGCTTCTGCTTTTGCCGGAATATCAACACCAAGCTTAGAAGGTGGAATGATGGCATCCTCTTCTAGCCTATCAAGAGATTCAGGTGGTACATGACCAACAATAGCGCGGTAAAACGTAGCTGCAGTTGCATATACATCTGTCCAAGGTCCTTGTTTACCTTTACTCCGGTATTGTTCTTCTGGTGCATATCCAGGCTTTAATATAACGGAAATGCTTTTGCTAAACTCTGTTATGGCATGACGTGCCGCTCCAAAATCCAATACTTTAACCTGACCTTCAGCCGTAATATAAATGTTATCCGGACTAATATCCCGATGCAGTGTCTCTGACCGGTGAACTTCCCTCAATGCATCCATTACAGGCATCATGATCATAAGGGCAGTTTGATAAGGGACTTTTCCCCCCTGTGTTTCTAAATACTGCTTGAAGTCGACCCCTTCTAAATAGTACATAACTAAATACGCGGTTCCATTCTCTCTAAAGAAATCCCGTACACCAACAATTCCTGGGTGGTTATTATATTGTGCCAAGGTTTTCGCTTCATCTAAAAACTTATTCAAGCCATGCTCAAAATGAGAATTAAGACTGCCTGAGAAAACAGATACCATCGTATGTCCAAGCGATCTTGTTGCAAAATCGCGCGGCATATATTCTTTAATTGCTAGCTTCATATCGAGATTTAAATCCCAAGCTAAATACGTAATGCCGAAACCTCCGTGTCCAAGAACTCTGCC from Bacillus sp. DTU_2020_1000418_1_SI_GHA_SEK_038 includes these protein-coding regions:
- a CDS encoding H-type small acid-soluble spore protein, producing MDKQRAKQISESPEIHKVMYNGKQVYIQHVNENDTARIYPLDDPANEQDVSLSQLEE
- a CDS encoding FHA domain-containing protein, yielding MKRCINGHYYDEAKHSLCPHCGVNIDLNLGMTMPMRQPGGNDPSKTQAKLPNDNAELGKTIAKIRNDIRNPPVPPSQNDGKTVAVFRKQMGIDPVVGWLVCIDGPDKGKDFRIRSERNFIGRSDKMDICIAGDEAISRENHAIVSFSPKKRQFRVYPGESRGLVYLNDEEVITADELKPYDVIELGKTKLMFMPFCGDTFVWD
- a CDS encoding L-lactate dehydrogenase, with product MKKNKLVVVGVGHVGSYVLADAMKLGLFSEIAVIDSREDVAFGEALDQAHATALTYMSNTTVRSGDYSECADADVIICAAGPSVLTTDKDAMPDRALLAEKNAEVIREVMTGITKYTKEAIVIMITNPLDTMVYIAENEFGYPKGRVFGTGTMLDSARLCYVVASNYNIDPKSVTGYMMGEHGHTSFPVFSRLNVKGFGEDELDQVFEGKEPLNREKMGQQVVKEAFAVLNNKGWTNAGVAQAAITLAKAVMLDERSVYPVSTTLNGQYGYNGDVALSMPCVIGRNGVEKQLEIKLDEQETEWLHKSAKYIQDTMKVAKTGKDYL
- a CDS encoding protein kinase domain-containing protein — encoded protein: MADINHLCLGCMEDKGSNHICPHCGWVTGAAAEAPQHLPPGTILHEKYLLGRVLGHGGFGITYLAWDLNLDMKLAIKEYMPRDFATRSLGHTMVSVFSGSLNSHFEHGLNKFLDEAKTLAQYNNHPGIVGVRDFFRENGTAYLVMYYLEGVDFKQYLETQGGKVPYQTALMIMMPVMDALREVHRSETLHRDISPDNIYITAEGQVKVLDFGAARHAITEFSKSISVILKPGYAPEEQYRSKGKQGPWTDVYATAATFYRAIVGHVPPESLDRLEEDAIIPPSKLGVDIPAKAEAALMKALSVKAADRFQSMDEFQQELLENLQVTPSSEKTEASNNLEPINQVTKAKASPPKDSANQAPKRKGISKWVWIGGGAAVAILLFAGIFAATILFGAKTGKEIVKTKDNPVAVNQTQEAPKPVIKQVTVPNIMSIREEEAKNLLEKEGLKLGNVTYVESLFLEKGWVMKQSIDPDQKVNENDLVHLEVSKGIELPVDEETIKVQKLSIVNEYWDKGYNLDIENKMEEALKYYIQARDMAKVLYEVNEYDFDAQYSIGVLYRNISIIKSNLGYYEYALKDIEESVDILEDLLEEDPIFQDDYVELANSYGMLSYIQFLNKMPNDAIEAAELALELDPSNIVFKANLAHAYLFSNQFNAAVALYSSHQNELVSENELFKDFVLADFKYFKEKNLTHPDMQKIEDMYNNPNIDVYSDELEIEITIYANGFAFEDEDVETYLSTIDPSAAGLTEQSISSFFKTYDEIQAAIESIEVLEIKGDTAKAKVVQTLTYTDGTQNYEAKSTLIHSFIRSDGIFKWLISATEVEGG